In the genome of Burkholderia sp. PAMC 26561, the window ACGTCATCTACGATCCGGTTGGCGGCGAGTATGCGGAACCGGCTTTTCGCAGCATCGGATGGAGGGGGCGTTATCTGGTGGTGGGGTTCGCCAACGGCGAGATACCGAGGTTGGCCCTCAATCTGACGCTGCTGAAAGGCGCCAGCATCGTGGGCGTGTTCTGGGGCCAGCACATACAACACGAACCCGAGCTCGCAGGCGCAGCAATGAAGCAGATCTTTGGTTGGATCAAGGAACGCCGGCTTCGCCCGCACATCACGAAGCGTTATCCGCTCGCGCGAACCGCCGATGCATTGAGCGACATGGCGAGCCGGCGTGTCTCGGGCAAGATCGTGATCGAGCCGTGAACGATCGGCGTCAAGAGGGCCGCGTCACATCTTTTCGGTATCACCGGCGCTCGGCTGCCACTTCATCAGGCGGCGTTCGACGAACGCAACTATCCCGTCCAGGATCAGTGCGAATGCCGTGAGCACCAGAATGCCTGCGAACACGGTATTGATATCGAACGTGCCTTCGGCTTGGAGAATCAGGTATCCGACACCGCGTGCCGAACCCAGATATTCGCCCACCACGGAGCCGACAAACGCAAGTCCCACCGACGTGTGCAAGCTGGAGAACACCCAGCTTGTCGCGCTCGGCAAATACACGTGCCGCAGCAGATGTTTGCGATTGGCGCCGAGCATGCGGGCGTTGGCAAGAACGACCGGGCTCACTTCCTTCACGCCCTGATAGACGTTGAAAAACACGATGAAAAAGACCAGCGTCACGCCGAGCGCCACTTTCGACCAGATGCCGAGGCCGAACCAGACGGCGAAGATCGGTGCAAGGATGACGCGCGGCATCGAGTTCGCGGCCTTGATGTACGGATCGAAGAGCGCGCTCATCATGGGCGCCAGGGCAAGCCATAAACCAACCCCGAGACCCATTACCGTTCCAATCACGAATGCGAGCACGGTTTCGATCAGCGTGACCCAGAGATGCACGTAGATCTCGCCGGTCGTGAACCATTGCCAGATGCGCAACAGCACTTTCTGCGGTTCGCCAAAGAAGAATGCGGCCTTGCTCGAATCGTCGAAATAAAAAGCCGGCAACAGCGTCGGGCTGGTCAGCACATACCAAAGTAAGAAACACAGCACGAGCAGCAGCCACTGCCATACAACCAGGTTTGCGCGGTTCGGGCGCAACGTTTTCCACATGATCGATCTGCTCTTGTTAGCAAGCTAATTGGTGGATCAAACGGCTGTGAGCTGTTGCTTGTAGCCTTTCAGGACTTCTTCCCGAAGCACGGACCAGATCTGTGCGTGCAGTTCCACGAAGCGCGGATGCGAGCGGATTTCGGCCACATCACGCGGACGCGGCAGATCGATCACGAACTCGCCGATCGGATGCGTGCCCGGCCCTGCCGACAGCACCACCACGCGATCGGACAGCGAAATCGCTTCGTCGAGGTCATGGGTGATGAAGAGCACGGCTTTACGCTTGGCTGCCCAAAGTTCGAGCAACTCGTTTTCCATGAGCTGGCGCGTCTGGATATCCAGGGCGGAAAACGGTTCGTCCATCAGGATGATGTCCGGATCGAGGATCAGCGTTTGCGCCATGCCCACGCGCTTTCGCATGCCGCCGGACAACTGATGCGGATAACGGTCGCCGAACCCGCCAAGACCGACGCGCTTTAACCACTCTTCGCCTCTCGCAGACGCTTCGTCTTTGGGAACGCCGCGAAACGACAAACCGGCTGTGACGTTGTCGAGTGCCGATCGCCAGGGCATCAGCGCTTCAGCCTGGAACATGTATCCGGCGCGGCGGTTGATCCCGTTGAGTTCGGTACCGAAGACGTTGACCGTGCCCGACGAAGGCGCGAGCAAACCGGCGCCGACGTTCAACAGCGTGGACTTGCCGCAGCCCGTAGGACCGACGACCGAGACGAACTCGCCCGGCGCCACGCGCAACGTTGTCTCCTTGACCGCCGTGTAGCGGGAACGGCGGTCATCGCGGGAGACGAACGTGCAAGTGACATTCTCCAGCGCGAGCGCGGGGAC includes:
- a CDS encoding ABC transporter permease, yielding MWKTLRPNRANLVVWQWLLLVLCFLLWYVLTSPTLLPAFYFDDSSKAAFFFGEPQKVLLRIWQWFTTGEIYVHLWVTLIETVLAFVIGTVMGLGVGLWLALAPMMSALFDPYIKAANSMPRVILAPIFAVWFGLGIWSKVALGVTLVFFIVFFNVYQGVKEVSPVVLANARMLGANRKHLLRHVYLPSATSWVFSSLHTSVGLAFVGSVVGEYLGSARGVGYLILQAEGTFDINTVFAGILVLTAFALILDGIVAFVERRLMKWQPSAGDTEKM
- a CDS encoding ABC transporter ATP-binding protein encodes the protein MQPTTTPVPALALENVTCTFVSRDDRRSRYTAVKETTLRVAPGEFVSVVGPTGCGKSTLLNVGAGLLAPSSGTVNVFGTELNGINRRAGYMFQAEALMPWRSALDNVTAGLSFRGVPKDEASARGEEWLKRVGLGGFGDRYPHQLSGGMRKRVGMAQTLILDPDIILMDEPFSALDIQTRQLMENELLELWAAKRKAVLFITHDLDEAISLSDRVVVLSAGPGTHPIGEFVIDLPRPRDVAEIRSHPRFVELHAQIWSVLREEVLKGYKQQLTAV